In Synechococcus sp. PCC 6312, one genomic interval encodes:
- the recQ gene encoding DNA helicase RecQ, producing MLPLEALKHYFGYEAFRPGQAEIINASLNQQDVLAILPTGGGKSICFQLPALLKPGVTLVVSPLIALMLDQVLALQKNGIPATFLNSTLAAAEARARIHSILNGEVKLLYVAPERLVSDSFTALLANIHQTVGIASFVVDEAHCVSEWGHDFRPDYRQLSRLRELFPSIPMMALTATATHCVRADITEQLSLKQPFIHVASFNRPNLYYEVIEKSRGKVSLSELTRYIKKTEGSGIIYCMSRKNVEKLASELNENGISALPYHAGLNNDTRTDHQTRFIRDDVQIMVATVAFGMGINKPDVRFVIHYDLPQTIEGYYQESGRGGRDGEPARCTLFFSPGDIKQADWFIQNKVHPETNEPLEDEQRIARQQLRQIAAYADSTLCRRTTLLGYFGEAFPGNCGQCDNCRFPKPKQDWTIEAQKFLSCVARTGERFGSRYIIDVLRGSTRDKVTKNGHETLSTFGIGLDKSIKEWQHLARSLVQQNLVNESDDGHGILTLNTLSWAVLRGQHQVWVALPNQLSKEKVTIEKEPDLGPIHTGLFQSLRTLRKELADDQGLAPYMIFTDSSLKEMARYRPCSLPSFSKITGVGDKKLEVYGSIFVKHIFTYCQQHRLHEAMPRFIPSETPTEKKPTARERTLNVCKLFQRGLYPQDIAKSLEMKVQRVYEHLADGIEAGQIPSIERLVSPERQTMMLKAFDKHGADRLKPIYEELNEQFSYEELRVMRALWKVTNRN from the coding sequence ATGTTACCCCTAGAAGCCCTCAAGCATTATTTCGGCTATGAGGCATTCCGCCCCGGTCAGGCAGAGATTATCAATGCATCCCTCAATCAGCAAGACGTTTTAGCCATTCTGCCAACTGGCGGGGGCAAGTCTATCTGCTTTCAGTTACCCGCCCTCCTCAAGCCAGGGGTAACGCTCGTTGTCTCGCCCCTCATTGCCCTGATGTTAGACCAGGTGCTGGCCTTGCAGAAAAATGGCATTCCGGCCACGTTTCTCAACAGCACCTTAGCTGCCGCTGAAGCCAGAGCGCGCATTCACTCCATTCTCAATGGAGAGGTCAAACTGCTCTACGTTGCCCCAGAGCGCTTAGTCAGTGACTCATTTACCGCCTTATTAGCCAACATCCACCAAACGGTTGGGATTGCCAGCTTTGTCGTGGATGAAGCCCATTGTGTATCCGAATGGGGTCATGACTTTCGACCCGACTATCGCCAACTCAGTCGGTTACGAGAACTCTTTCCAAGCATTCCGATGATGGCCTTGACCGCCACAGCGACCCACTGTGTCCGAGCCGACATTACTGAACAACTCTCCCTCAAACAGCCCTTTATCCATGTCGCCAGCTTTAACCGCCCTAACCTCTACTACGAAGTCATTGAAAAAAGCCGAGGTAAAGTCAGCCTATCGGAACTCACTCGCTACATCAAAAAAACAGAAGGCTCTGGCATCATCTACTGCATGAGCCGCAAAAACGTTGAAAAGCTGGCCAGTGAATTAAACGAGAATGGTATTTCAGCCCTGCCCTACCACGCTGGACTGAATAACGACACCCGCACCGACCATCAAACCCGTTTTATTCGGGACGATGTGCAAATTATGGTGGCCACGGTTGCCTTTGGTATGGGTATCAATAAGCCCGATGTCCGCTTTGTCATCCATTACGATCTGCCCCAGACCATTGAAGGCTATTACCAAGAATCGGGTCGGGGCGGTCGGGATGGTGAACCGGCCCGATGCACCCTGTTCTTCAGCCCTGGAGACATCAAACAGGCAGACTGGTTTATTCAGAACAAGGTTCACCCGGAAACCAATGAACCCCTGGAAGATGAGCAGCGCATCGCCCGACAACAACTCCGGCAGATTGCCGCCTATGCCGACAGCACCCTCTGTCGCAGAACAACCCTCCTCGGTTACTTCGGTGAAGCCTTCCCCGGCAACTGTGGCCAATGTGATAACTGCCGCTTTCCCAAACCTAAACAAGACTGGACAATCGAAGCCCAAAAGTTTCTCTCCTGTGTCGCCCGCACTGGCGAACGATTTGGTAGTCGCTACATCATTGATGTTTTGAGAGGCTCAACCCGTGACAAAGTTACCAAAAACGGTCATGAAACTCTCTCAACCTTTGGCATTGGCCTTGATAAGTCCATCAAGGAGTGGCAGCATCTAGCCCGCAGTCTCGTCCAACAAAACCTCGTCAATGAATCCGATGATGGCCACGGTATCCTCACCCTCAATACCCTGAGTTGGGCGGTACTGAGAGGACAGCACCAAGTTTGGGTTGCGCTCCCCAACCAACTCAGCAAAGAAAAAGTCACAATCGAAAAAGAACCTGACCTCGGCCCCATCCATACCGGATTGTTCCAATCGCTCCGTACCCTTCGCAAAGAGTTAGCCGATGACCAGGGCCTTGCCCCCTACATGATCTTTACGGATAGTAGCCTTAAGGAAATGGCCCGCTATCGCCCTTGCAGCCTCCCCAGCTTCAGCAAAATAACGGGAGTCGGTGACAAGAAACTCGAAGTCTATGGCTCTATCTTCGTAAAGCACATTTTCACTTACTGCCAACAGCATAGACTCCATGAAGCCATGCCTCGCTTCATCCCGAGCGAGACTCCCACCGAGAAGAAGCCAACAGCGAGAGAACGAACACTTAATGTCTGCAAACTGTTCCAAAGGGGACTATACCCACAAGACATCGCCAAATCCCTTGAAATGAAAGTCCAGCGAGTCTATGAACACTTAGCCGATGGAATCGAAGCCGGACAAATCCCCAGCATCGAAAGATTAGTCTCTCCAGAACGTCAAACCATGATGCTTAAAGCCTTTGACAAACATGGAGCCGACCGACTCAAGCCCATCTATGAAGAACTCAATGAACAGTTCTCCTATGAAGAACTAAGAGTCATGAGAGCGTTATGGAAAGTAACAAACCGAAATTAA
- a CDS encoding ATP-binding protein encodes MAKSIKRHIRSLKDGTKRLYTYAIDQVTGKSESIGIQTVQEEQSISQRLYRRSIFQHIVASLKADSSLLVVSEIGGGKTYLAEATHRELTDEGFLCVLITPSTIRANMIQIAEALGVDTYNLEGKRMNIQELQEAVLNWLQDNLAFLIFDDAHKLPATFRYWLEELQKKNQHILLFATHPPPKDIFIRLPRMELPPLENKWIRQIMYEAAEDLGIDLTPARIAALQERCAGNPMLAKRVVKEEYLGLDDLAPDHTQWIDGTPFLVAVMLCFVIVRFLGLGFNSTSLYLMGGILTVAVGVVRLLVSAMPRKQKYLGR; translated from the coding sequence GTGGCAAAATCTATAAAACGGCACATTAGAAGCCTCAAAGATGGCACGAAACGCCTCTATACCTATGCCATTGACCAAGTAACCGGGAAATCGGAAAGCATTGGCATCCAAACGGTACAAGAAGAACAGTCCATTTCCCAACGCCTGTATAGACGTTCAATTTTTCAACACATCGTCGCCTCACTCAAAGCCGACAGTAGCCTGCTAGTCGTCAGCGAGATTGGAGGCGGAAAAACCTATCTGGCCGAAGCGACCCACCGAGAACTGACCGATGAAGGGTTCCTTTGCGTCCTGATTACACCCAGCACCATCCGAGCCAACATGATCCAGATCGCTGAAGCACTTGGGGTGGATACCTACAACCTGGAAGGGAAACGAATGAACATCCAGGAACTACAAGAAGCTGTCCTAAATTGGCTGCAAGATAACCTGGCCTTCCTGATTTTTGATGATGCCCACAAACTACCCGCCACATTCCGCTACTGGCTGGAAGAACTACAGAAGAAAAACCAGCATATCCTCTTGTTCGCAACCCACCCCCCACCCAAGGACATCTTTATCCGACTGCCCCGCATGGAACTACCGCCATTAGAAAACAAATGGATTCGCCAAATCATGTACGAGGCCGCCGAAGACCTGGGTATTGACCTAACCCCTGCCAGAATTGCAGCCTTACAAGAACGCTGTGCCGGAAATCCAATGTTGGCCAAGCGGGTTGTCAAGGAAGAATATCTCGGTCTAGATGACCTAGCCCCAGACCATACTCAGTGGATCGATGGAACGCCATTTCTCGTCGCAGTGATGTTGTGCTTCGTGATTGTTCGCTTTCTGGGGCTGGGATTCAACAGCACCAGCCTTTACTTAATGGGCGGCATCCTTACCGTTGCAGTCGGTGTCGTCCGCTTGCTTGTCTCGGCCATGCCTCGCAAACAGAAATACCTGGGACGGTGA
- a CDS encoding transposase: protein MYSLISQGYAPFLNARRAIGAGNLPKEIESGKTFVYWADQCHLVSGDICGYAWGKTDKRVQVPIKNIKERQTYYGAINYVTSRLIVRPYSNGNSQNTIQFIKEIKTIHPNQKVIVIWDGAAYHSSHDFRNYLHQVNGDKPEQEWSIYCIKLAPYAPEQNPIEAVWLQAKNFLRNE from the coding sequence ATGTACTCGCTCATTTCTCAAGGGTACGCCCCTTTCTTGAATGCCCGAAGGGCTATAGGGGCGGGGAATCTACCCAAAGAGATTGAATCGGGAAAAACCTTTGTCTACTGGGCGGATCAGTGTCATCTCGTTTCAGGGGATATTTGTGGATATGCTTGGGGTAAAACGGATAAAAGAGTACAGGTTCCTATCAAAAATATAAAGGAAAGGCAAACATATTATGGTGCAATTAACTATGTCACAAGTCGCCTAATTGTAAGACCTTATTCCAATGGAAATAGCCAGAATACCATTCAGTTTATCAAAGAGATAAAGACGATTCATCCTAATCAGAAAGTTATTGTGATTTGGGATGGTGCAGCATATCATAGCAGTCATGATTTCCGTAATTATTTACATCAAGTCAATGGAGATAAGCCAGAACAAGAATGGTCTATTTACTGCATCAAATTAGCCCCATACGCACCGGAACAAAATCCGATTGAAGCAGTGTGGTTGCAAGCTAAAAACTTCTTGAGGAATGAGTGA
- a CDS encoding helix-turn-helix domain-containing protein, whose product MRGTMTQRELSQLLGVSQSAIQMWESQGSLPSLENLARIASYRKETTESLVAYLFARPLESQATTVMEQVSQMSMLELGELSRAISDRMFALLSK is encoded by the coding sequence ATGCGTGGCACTATGACCCAGCGCGAGTTATCTCAGCTACTTGGGGTGAGTCAGTCTGCAATTCAGATGTGGGAGTCTCAGGGAAGTCTGCCATCCCTAGAGAATTTGGCTCGGATCGCCTCCTATAGAAAAGAGACCACAGAATCCTTGGTTGCTTACTTGTTTGCTCGTCCCTTAGAGTCTCAAGCTACGACTGTGATGGAACAGGTATCCCAGATGTCTATGTTGGAGTTGGGCGAGCTAAGTCGGGCTATTTCGGATCGGATGTTTGCTCTACTCTCAAAGTGA
- a CDS encoding Y-family DNA polymerase, which yields MFALVDCNNFYVSCERVFKPKLQGQPVVVLSNNDGCVVARSQEVKALGVPMGAPFFKIKDLVAAHNIQVFWSNYALYGDMSQRVMQTLTYLCPGLEVYSIDEAFLDFSGFQAHPLKQGQAIRETVLQWTGIPVSIGIAPTKVLAKVANKLAKQNGGVLVLSPSAINSVLASLSVEDIWDISTRWGQRLRTINITNAAELESANLAMIRQKFNVVMERIVRELRGESCLPLESVINPQQSLVVSRSFGQPVTTLTELKQAVATYISRATEKLRSKELMTTHVTVFARTNRFQENYESPSASMTLLKPTNHTGKLLDVALRCAESMYQAGRAYKKAGVILQGLSPHQAIQHTFFDAPCDEKEEALMATLDRINQRFGQHTLRYGAIGIKQHWVMRRSQRSPHYTTQWKELWTIQSF from the coding sequence ATGTTTGCCCTGGTGGACTGCAACAATTTCTATGTCTCCTGTGAACGGGTCTTTAAACCCAAGCTCCAAGGACAGCCCGTAGTTGTCTTATCGAATAACGATGGCTGTGTAGTGGCTCGCTCCCAGGAAGTTAAAGCCTTGGGTGTACCGATGGGGGCTCCCTTCTTCAAAATCAAAGACCTTGTAGCCGCACACAACATTCAAGTTTTTTGGAGTAACTATGCCCTCTATGGAGATATGAGCCAACGGGTAATGCAGACCCTCACCTACCTGTGTCCAGGCCTGGAGGTTTACTCGATTGATGAAGCCTTCCTCGACTTCTCTGGGTTTCAAGCTCACCCGTTGAAACAGGGCCAGGCCATCCGTGAAACCGTGCTGCAATGGACAGGCATTCCCGTTTCGATTGGCATTGCCCCAACTAAGGTGTTAGCAAAGGTTGCTAACAAGCTCGCCAAACAAAACGGTGGGGTCTTGGTATTGTCTCCATCGGCAATCAACTCAGTATTAGCCAGTCTGTCTGTGGAGGACATCTGGGATATTTCAACCCGCTGGGGTCAACGCTTACGAACTATCAACATTACCAATGCCGCCGAGCTAGAATCTGCAAACTTGGCTATGATTCGCCAGAAATTTAATGTGGTCATGGAGCGGATTGTCCGGGAGTTGCGGGGAGAATCCTGCCTACCTCTGGAGTCGGTGATCAATCCCCAACAAAGTTTGGTTGTGTCTCGTTCTTTTGGTCAGCCAGTTACCACATTAACTGAACTGAAACAGGCCGTTGCTACCTATATCAGCCGAGCCACCGAAAAACTTCGCAGCAAAGAACTGATGACAACCCATGTGACTGTGTTTGCCAGGACGAATCGGTTTCAGGAGAACTATGAATCACCCAGTGCGAGTATGACCCTGCTGAAGCCGACCAACCATACCGGGAAGTTACTAGATGTTGCCTTACGCTGTGCTGAGTCTATGTACCAGGCCGGGCGAGCCTATAAGAAAGCGGGCGTAATTCTCCAAGGGCTAAGCCCACACCAGGCTATTCAGCACACTTTCTTTGATGCTCCCTGTGACGAGAAAGAGGAGGCGTTAATGGCGACCCTTGACCGAATCAATCAGCGGTTTGGACAGCATACCCTGCGCTACGGGGCTATAGGGATAAAGCAACATTGGGTAATGCGGCGTAGTCAACGATCTCCCCATTACACAACTCAATGGAAAGAGTTATGGACGATTCAATCCTTTTGA
- a CDS encoding MarR family winged helix-turn-helix transcriptional regulator, with protein sequence MPDSSAKADFLRQWHYVLAPYNLGYKVKLVSQLMYRDFLDRLEPYGLTPFHYLVLCCLWEEDGLSTSGIADKLKQLGATLTGVVDRMEDRNLVYRERDPGDRRIVRIWLTEEGRKLMHVLPAVGAETIEKATGSIPKAQQQAILGILDQMVHNLL encoded by the coding sequence ATGCCTGATTCCTCTGCAAAAGCCGATTTTCTCCGGCAATGGCATTATGTCTTAGCACCTTACAACCTAGGGTACAAAGTCAAACTAGTATCCCAATTGATGTATCGAGATTTCTTAGATCGGCTGGAACCCTATGGGCTGACTCCATTTCATTACCTCGTTCTATGTTGCTTGTGGGAAGAGGATGGACTTTCAACATCTGGGATCGCCGATAAGCTTAAGCAACTTGGAGCAACACTAACCGGAGTCGTGGATCGGATGGAAGATCGCAACCTCGTCTATCGAGAGCGTGATCCTGGAGATCGCCGTATTGTTCGCATTTGGTTGACCGAAGAAGGCAGGAAACTAATGCACGTCTTACCAGCAGTGGGTGCAGAAACCATTGAAAAAGCGACTGGCAGCATCCCAAAAGCCCAGCAGCAAGCCATTCTGGGGATTCTAGATCAGATGGTTCATAACCTTCTCTAG
- a CDS encoding helicase HerA domain-containing protein: protein MPRTLPNARLVPLHPKASTVRTMDTDGIHLGTNTHWNYKDLPNGHVAIIGASGSGKTQTLKAIAWELCKKEQCQIIWRPVPA from the coding sequence ATGCCTCGTACTTTACCCAATGCCCGTTTAGTTCCACTACATCCCAAAGCATCAACAGTGAGAACAATGGATACCGATGGTATCCACTTGGGGACAAATACCCATTGGAACTATAAAGACTTACCCAATGGCCATGTGGCCATCATCGGAGCCAGTGGCAGTGGCAAAACCCAAACGCTGAAGGCAATCGCCTGGGAGCTGTGCAAAAAAGAGCAATGCCAAATCATATGGCGACCAGTCCCTGCCTAA
- a CDS encoding PD-(D/E)XK nuclease family protein — protein sequence MGYALSASRLQTYQRCPQAYYFQYERHMSNPIGQRAASLGWALHQTLATLYRDWSYSQPMPWSWVMVQWKPYKTRLTPFEYQDGEIILQRYYAEYLQSDMLRKPVAVEGRIQGTLLFDGIEFSLKGRYDRLDWFEDGLALVDYKSAKSPQVPAPDAVDVQLGLYALALGQHYQQSLKQVSLVFLRTGNVISFAVTDNHQAKVRFLIQDLALRLHVDQDWNPCTGTHCKGCSYKAYCPAVNPDPAPLPSEIQSRPAPPLQLALTLFG from the coding sequence ATGGGATATGCGCTCTCTGCATCTCGATTACAAACCTATCAACGATGTCCCCAAGCCTATTATTTTCAGTATGAGCGGCACATGAGTAACCCAATCGGACAGAGAGCCGCGAGCTTGGGATGGGCACTCCATCAGACCCTTGCGACTCTCTACCGTGACTGGTCTTATAGTCAACCGATGCCTTGGTCTTGGGTCATGGTGCAATGGAAACCCTACAAAACTCGGTTAACTCCCTTCGAATACCAAGACGGGGAAATTATCCTCCAGCGTTACTATGCTGAGTATCTCCAGTCAGATATGCTGCGTAAACCAGTGGCAGTTGAAGGACGGATTCAGGGCACTCTCCTGTTTGACGGGATTGAATTTAGTTTAAAAGGACGTTATGACCGCTTGGACTGGTTTGAGGACGGCTTGGCCTTAGTAGATTACAAGTCAGCGAAGTCGCCCCAAGTGCCTGCTCCAGATGCGGTTGATGTCCAGTTGGGGCTTTATGCTTTAGCCCTAGGACAACACTACCAACAATCCTTGAAGCAAGTGAGTCTGGTGTTTCTACGGACAGGAAATGTCATTAGCTTTGCGGTCACTGACAATCATCAAGCTAAGGTTCGTTTTCTGATTCAGGACTTAGCACTCAGGCTTCACGTTGACCAAGATTGGAATCCCTGCACAGGCACTCACTGTAAGGGCTGTAGCTATAAAGCCTATTGTCCTGCGGTTAACCCTGATCCAGCCCCATTACCCTCAGAGATTCAATCTCGACCAGCTCCTCCCCTGCAACTTGCTCTCACCCTATTTGGCTAA
- a CDS encoding metal-dependent hydrolase, whose protein sequence is MKAITHAALAATSTAAFLGESNPLVLLASAIASQIPDVDTSKSVSGRILFPISSFIEQKFPHRSVTHSFIATAIIAVVLSPVLLLSRTIYGALVVGYFMGWFGDVFTKTGVAAFYPSQARLVIPGNPQLRLSTNSAAEPFIFVLLIIVGVIVLNINSQGGIVMAFNQLLGLPEGVIEEVISKGQNNILYVEIIGKDETTQQNIKDRFEVIQALTSNDLLVESQGGVLYRAGRSQNAQIRVGSIRLERGPSVSSETRQVTLEEQPFTDLNLDQYPKRTYLTGTVAVTDSFSLNLIPLIDRYNPVTFQPTRDNTGILRLRSARPQDIATIEADVTGNILIRTVVPKE, encoded by the coding sequence ATGAAGGCCATCACCCATGCTGCACTAGCGGCAACCAGCACAGCCGCCTTTTTAGGGGAAAGTAACCCCTTAGTTTTGTTGGCTTCAGCAATCGCCTCACAAATACCCGATGTGGATACCAGCAAATCAGTGTCGGGCCGCATCTTGTTCCCAATCAGCAGCTTTATTGAGCAAAAGTTTCCCCACCGCTCTGTAACCCACAGCTTCATCGCTACCGCCATTATTGCGGTGGTACTCAGTCCAGTCTTACTCCTAAGCCGCACTATCTATGGTGCTTTGGTGGTCGGTTACTTTATGGGCTGGTTTGGGGATGTTTTCACCAAAACGGGAGTCGCTGCGTTCTACCCAAGCCAAGCCCGACTGGTTATCCCTGGCAACCCTCAGTTACGACTCAGTACCAATTCGGCCGCCGAGCCTTTTATCTTCGTTCTGCTAATAATCGTGGGGGTTATTGTCCTCAACATTAACTCCCAAGGCGGCATCGTCATGGCCTTTAACCAACTACTCGGACTACCCGAGGGCGTGATTGAGGAAGTTATATCTAAGGGACAGAACAATATTCTATATGTGGAAATTATCGGGAAGGATGAAACCACACAGCAAAATATCAAAGATAGGTTTGAGGTCATCCAAGCCTTAACCAGTAACGACCTACTCGTTGAAAGCCAGGGCGGTGTTCTCTACCGAGCCGGACGGTCACAAAACGCCCAAATCCGAGTCGGCAGTATTCGCCTGGAACGTGGCCCATCCGTTAGCAGTGAAACACGACAAGTCACCCTAGAAGAACAACCCTTTACTGACCTCAATTTAGACCAATACCCAAAGCGAACTTACCTGACCGGAACGGTTGCAGTTACTGATAGCTTCAGCTTAAACTTAATTCCTTTGATAGATAGATATAATCCCGTCACCTTTCAACCCACTCGGGATAACACAGGCATCCTCAGACTTAGATCTGCCAGACCACAAGATATTGCAACCATCGAAGCGGATGTAACTGGCAATATTCTCATTCGCACTGTTGTCCCCAAGGAGTAA
- a CDS encoding LexA family transcriptional regulator, which yields MKGGARPGAGRPKGTGKYGEPTEVIRLPLSVIQQIPQLLEQQQPRTTLTELYRPQLGATLALPLYQMPVSAGFPSPADDYIEQRLDLNRHLIKNPAVTFMARVSGDSMIGVGIHDGDVIIVDRSLEPKDGQIVIAVLNGELTVKRLKCKRKRLFLQAENPNYPDIEITDASAFQVWGVVTNVIHAL from the coding sequence ATGAAAGGCGGAGCAAGACCCGGAGCGGGGCGACCAAAAGGGACGGGGAAGTATGGCGAACCCACGGAGGTGATTCGTTTACCTCTGAGTGTGATTCAGCAGATTCCCCAGTTATTAGAGCAGCAACAGCCTAGGACGACCCTCACTGAGTTATATCGCCCCCAACTCGGAGCTACTTTAGCGTTGCCGCTCTATCAGATGCCTGTCTCAGCCGGATTTCCCTCGCCAGCCGATGACTACATTGAGCAGCGTTTAGACCTGAACCGACATCTCATCAAAAATCCAGCCGTAACCTTCATGGCCAGGGTGTCTGGGGATTCAATGATTGGGGTGGGTATCCATGACGGCGATGTAATTATTGTTGACCGCTCCCTAGAACCCAAGGACGGGCAGATTGTCATTGCGGTGTTGAACGGGGAGCTAACGGTCAAGCGATTAAAATGCAAGCGTAAACGGTTATTCTTGCAAGCTGAGAATCCTAACTACCCTGACATTGAAATTACCGATGCCAGTGCCTTTCAAGTCTGGGGAGTCGTGACTAACGTGATTCATGCCCTATGA
- a CDS encoding winged helix-turn-helix domain-containing protein has translation MTLEGFIHQQIMNILQVSSGFITKWKQAFLLSGVNGLKLAYKGKPAYLTEVEKQQVLDWIKQQNYWNLEELEAYILDTFNVIYSAKSSYYNLLHEAGLSWQKAQVTHPLKDPDKVALKKEICQHLEANRVSNEASPPQADGVSVSKDT, from the coding sequence ATGACCCTAGAAGGATTTATCCATCAGCAGATTATGAATATTCTTCAAGTTTCATCAGGATTCATCACAAAATGGAAACAAGCGTTTCTATTATCAGGTGTGAATGGGCTAAAACTTGCGTATAAAGGTAAGCCTGCATATTTGACAGAGGTTGAAAAACAACAGGTACTGGACTGGATAAAGCAACAAAATTATTGGAATCTTGAAGAGTTGGAGGCGTATATTTTAGATACATTTAATGTTATCTATTCTGCAAAGTCTAGCTATTATAATTTATTACATGAAGCGGGTCTATCTTGGCAAAAAGCACAAGTCACTCATCCCTTAAAAGACCCTGATAAAGTCGCCTTAAAAAAAGAGATTTGTCAGCATTTAGAAGCTAATCGAGTTTCAAATGAAGCCTCCCCGCCGCAAGCGGACGGGGTATCAGTATCAAAAGATACTTAG
- a CDS encoding putative toxin-antitoxin system toxin component, PIN family, which yields MSSERFVVDCNILVSAALSKVSVSRQGLNKVIQSGTLLFSQATLTELELVLSRPKFTRYITPLERQLFIFQVVQTAEIVSIDCQIQACSDPKDDMYLELAVSGKATLLLTGDRDLLTLNPYQGIPILTLTQWLDLREA from the coding sequence ATGAGTTCAGAACGATTTGTTGTTGATTGCAACATCCTCGTCAGTGCTGCTTTGTCGAAGGTCAGTGTCTCTCGGCAAGGTTTGAATAAAGTGATTCAGAGTGGGACTCTCCTCTTTTCCCAGGCCACTCTCACGGAATTGGAGCTGGTCTTAAGTCGCCCAAAATTTACGCGTTACATTACCCCTTTAGAACGCCAGTTGTTTATTTTTCAAGTAGTCCAGACTGCCGAGATTGTCAGCATTGACTGTCAGATTCAAGCCTGTTCAGACCCTAAGGACGATATGTATCTTGAACTGGCAGTGAGTGGAAAAGCCACCCTGCTATTGACAGGAGATCGTGATTTACTAACTCTCAACCCCTACCAAGGCATTCCAATTCTGACGTTAACCCAATGGCTAGACCTAAGAGAAGCCTGA
- the tnpA gene encoding IS200/IS605 family transposase yields MKVLYHLVFPAKYRRAVIDERVDEVLREVCLEIEKRYEIKFVEIGVDKDHVHFLVQSVPTYSVTKLVTMLKSLTAREIFKRCPQVKRQLWGGEFWSDGYFASTVGKYGDEKMIASYVKSEGQEYLQLHRDEQLSIF; encoded by the coding sequence TTGAAAGTACTATATCACCTGGTATTTCCGGCTAAATATCGTCGAGCCGTAATCGATGAACGAGTGGATGAGGTATTGAGAGAAGTCTGCTTAGAAATAGAAAAACGCTATGAGATTAAATTTGTTGAGATTGGTGTAGATAAAGACCATGTTCATTTTTTAGTGCAGTCAGTTCCGACGTATAGTGTGACGAAATTAGTGACCATGCTCAAAAGTTTAACGGCTCGGGAAATTTTTAAGCGATGCCCTCAAGTTAAGCGACAGTTATGGGGAGGTGAGTTTTGGAGTGATGGATATTTTGCGAGTACAGTTGGGAAATACGGGGACGAGAAAATGATTGCCAGCTACGTTAAAAGTGAAGGACAAGAATACTTGCAATTACACAGAGATGAGCAACTAAGTATCTTTTGA